From Gemmatimonadota bacterium, the proteins below share one genomic window:
- a CDS encoding aminoacyl-tRNA hydrolase — MAHMKVVIGLGNPGPEHDATRHNVGWWVADRLAYDWGFDFFKREGRAFVTEGSVGETPVRLMKPTTYMNRSGLSIRSLRTLESFDATEDLLIIVDDAALHVGRVRFRAEGGAGGHNGLKSISGALQSNDYARLRIGVGLKPDGADLSDWVLSEMPAEDEDVVVGLLPELTGAVEVWINEGSEAAMNRFNR, encoded by the coding sequence GCACACATGAAAGTCGTGATCGGGCTCGGGAATCCCGGGCCCGAGCACGATGCCACGCGGCACAACGTTGGATGGTGGGTCGCAGACCGACTCGCCTACGACTGGGGGTTCGACTTCTTCAAGCGTGAGGGTCGAGCCTTCGTCACGGAAGGGTCCGTGGGTGAGACGCCGGTGCGTCTCATGAAGCCCACGACATACATGAATCGAAGCGGGTTGTCGATACGGTCGCTCCGGACCCTCGAGTCGTTCGACGCCACCGAGGACCTCCTGATCATCGTCGACGACGCCGCGTTGCACGTGGGTCGCGTCCGCTTCCGCGCCGAGGGTGGGGCGGGTGGACACAACGGGCTCAAGTCCATCTCGGGTGCGCTGCAGTCCAACGACTACGCGCGACTCCGGATCGGCGTGGGGCTCAAGCCGGATGGTGCGGATCTTTCGGACTGGGTTCTCTCCGAGATGCCCGCGGAAGATGAAGACGTTGTGGTTGGCTTGTTGCCCGAGCTGACCGGAGCCGTAGAGGTGTGGATCAACGAGGGCAGTGAAGCGGCGATGAACCGCTTCAATCGATAG